A DNA window from Bubalus bubalis isolate 160015118507 breed Murrah chromosome 20, NDDB_SH_1, whole genome shotgun sequence contains the following coding sequences:
- the PAPOLA gene encoding poly(A) polymerase alpha (The RefSeq protein has 13 substitutions and aligns at 99% coverage compared to this genomic sequence) codes for MPFPVTTQGSQQTQPPQKHYGITSPISLAAPKETDCLLTQKLVETLKPFGVFEEEEELQRRILILGKLNNLVKEWIREISESKNLPQSVIENVGGKIFTFGSYRLGVHTKGADIDALCVAPRHVDRSDFFTSFYDKLKLQEEVKDLRAVEEAFVPVIKLCFDGIEIDILFARLALQTIPEDLDLRDDSLLKNLDIRCIRSLNGCRVTDEILHLVPNIDNFRLTLRAIKLWAKRHNIYSNILGFLGGVSWAMLVARTCQLYPNAIASTLVHKFFLVFSKWEWPNPVLLKQPEECNLNLPVWDPRVNPSDRYHLMPIITPAYPQQNSTYNVSVSTRMVMVEEFKQGLAITDEILLSKAEWSKLFEAPNFFQKYKHYIVLLASAPTEKQRLEWVGLVESKIRILVGSLEKNEFITLAHVNPQSFQAPKENPDKEEFRTMWVIGLVFKKTENSENLSVDLTYDIQSFTDTVYRQAINSKMFEVDMKIAAMHVKRKQLHPLLPSHVLQKKKKHSTEGVKLTPMNDSSLDLSMDSDNSMCVPSPTSAMKASSLNSFGSSQGRNSPAPSVTAAWVTNIQATEVSLPQINSSESSGGTSSESIPQTASQPAISSPPKPTVSRVVSSTSLVNPPPRPSGNAAAKIPNPIVGVKRTSSPHKEESPKKTKTEEDETSEDANCLALSGHDKTETKEQLDTETSTTQSETIQTATSLLASQKTSSTDLSDIPALPANPIPVIKNPIKLRLNR; via the exons TCCAGTTACAACACAGGGATCACAGCAAACACAGCCGCCACAGAAGCACTATGGCATTACTTCTCCCATCAGCTTAGCAGCCCCCAAGGAGACTGACTGCCTGCTCACACAGAAGCTGGTGGAGACTCTGAAGCCCTTCGGGGTTTTtgaagaggaagaggaactgCAGCGCAG GATTTTAATTTTGGGAAAATTAAATAACCTGGTAAAAGAGTGGATACGAGAAATCAGTGAAAGCAAG AATCTTCCACAATCTGTAATTGAAAATGTTGGTGGGAAAATTTTTACATTTGGATCTTATAGATTAGGAGTACATACAAAAG gtgCTGATATTGATGCATTGTGTGTTGCACCAAGACATGTTGATCGAAGTGATTTTTTCACCTCATTCTATGATAAGTTGAAATTACAGGAAGAAGTAAAAGATTTAAGA GCTGTTGAAGAGGCATTTGTACCAGTTATCAAACTGTGTTTTGATGGGATAGAG attgATATTTTGTTTGCAAGATTAGCACTGCAGACTATTCCAGAAGACTTGGACTTAAGAGATGACAGTCTGCTTAAAAATTTAGATATAAGATGTATAAGAAGTCTTAACG GTTGCAGGGTAACCGATGAAATTTTACATCTAGTACCAAACATTGACAACTTCAGGTTAACCCTGAGAGCTATCAAACTGTGGGCCAAAC GCCACAACATCTATTCCAATATATTAGGTTTCCTCGGTGGTGTTTCCTGGGCTATGCTAGTAGCAAGAACTTGCCAGCTTTATCCAAATGCAATAGCATCAACTCTTGTACATAAATTTTTCTTGGTATTTTCTAAATG GGAATGGCCAAATCCAGTCCTATTGAAACAGCCTGAAGAATGCAATCTTAATTTGCCTGTATGGGACCCAAGG GTAAACCCCAGTGATAGGTACCATCTTATGCCTATAATTACACCAGCATACCCACAGCAGAACTCCACGTACAATGTGTCCGTTTCAACACGGATGGTCATGGTTGAGGAGTTTAAACAAG gTCTTGCTATCACAGATGAAATTTTGCTGAGTAAGGCAGAGTGGTCCAAACTTTTTGAAGCTCCAAACTTCTTTCAGAAGTACAA GCATTATATTGTACTTCTAGCAAGTGCACCAACTGAAAAACAACGCCTAGAATG GGTGGGCTTGGTGGAATCAAAAATCCGAATCCTGGTTGGAAGTTTGGAGAAGAATGAGTTTATTACACTGGCTCATGTGAATCCCCAGTCATTTCCAGCACCCAAAGAAAATCCCGACAA GGAAGAATTTCGCACGATGTGGGTGATTGGGTTagtgtttaaaaaaacagaaaactctgAAAATCTCAGTGTTGATCTCACCTATGATATTCAGTCTTTCACAGATACAG TTTATAGGCAAGCAATAAACAGCAAGATGTTTGAGGTGGACATGAAAATTGCTGCAATGCATGTAAAAAGAAAGCAACTCCATCAACTACTACCTAGTCATGtgcttcagaaaaagaaaaag CATTCAACAGAAGGCGTCAAGTTGACACCTCTGAATGACAGCAGCCTCGACTTGTCTATGGACAGTGACAACAGCATGTCTGTGCCTTCACCTACTAGTGCTATGAAGACCAGTCCGTTGAACAGTTCTGGCAGCTCTCAGGG CAGAAACAGTCCTGCTCCAGCTGTAACAGCAGCATCTGTGACCAACATACAGGCTACTGAAGTTTCTCTGCCACAAGTAAATTCCAGTGAAAGCTCAGGGG GTACATCGAGTGAAAGCATtcctcaaactgccacacaaccAGCCATTTCATCACCACCAAAGCCTACGGTCTCCAGAGTTGTTTCCTCAACACGTCTGGTAAACCCACCACCAAGACCTTCAGGAAATGCAGCAGCAAAGATACCTAATCCTATAGTAGGAGTCAAGAGGACATCCTCACCTCATAAAGAAGAGAGCCccaagaaaaccaaaacagaagaG gatgaAACAAGTGAAGATGCTAACTGTCTTGCTTTGAGTGGACatgataaaacagaaacaaag GAACAACTTGATACAGAGACAAGTACAACTCAATCAGAAACCATTCAGACAGCGACTTCTCTGTTGGCCTCTCAG